Genomic window (Culex pipiens pallens isolate TS chromosome 3, TS_CPP_V2, whole genome shotgun sequence):
GGAGTTGGCCGATTTGACGGCTCTGATCAAGACCGACTTGTCGCGCGTTCCTCTGGAGGTTCGTGCCGTTGAGTCGCTGCACAAGGCCGCGTACCACTCTGGACTGGGCAACTCGGTGTTCTGCCCCAAGTACCAGGTCGGCAAGCACTCGTCCGAGACCATGCAGCATTACTTCGAGGCTAACTGCAGTGCCAGCCGTGCGGCCGTTGCTGCCGTTGGCGTTGACCATCAGCTGCTGGTTGGTTTTGCCCAGAGCCTGAACCTGGGCTCCGGAAAGGGTTCGGACAACAAGTCCTCGTTTAACAGCAGCGAAGTCCGACACGAACGCGGAGGAAACCGTGCTGCTGTGGCCGTTGCCACCCAGGCTGCTGGCTGGGACAACCTGAAGGATTGCATGGCCTATATCGTTTTGCAACATGCCGCTGGAACTGGACCGGTCACGAAGCGAGGCGGTAACAACGGTGCCCTCACCAAGCAGCTGTCCGGAGTCAACAGCAGCACCCTCTGCTCGACCTACTCCGACAACGGTCTGTTTGGATTCGTTGTGGCCGGTGACGCTAAGGCAGTTGGCAAGGCCGTCGAAGCCGGAGTTAAGGGACTCAAGTCGTTGAACGTGAGCGACGAAGATGTGGCCCGTGGTAAGGCCGCTACCCTTGGCTGGGTTGTGGACTACGTTGAAAATCACTCAACGCTGGCATTTGACCTCGGTGAGCAGGCCGCTTTGCTTGGACAGGTCTACAAGAAGGCCGATATGGTTGCTGCCATCAACGGAGTCAGCACCAGCGATGTCCAGTCGGTCGCCAGGAAGTTGGCCTCGGCTAAGCTGGCCGTCGGTGCCGTTGGTAACCTGAACAGCGTGCCGTACCTGTGCAACCTGAACTAAGGGGCGTTCGCGCGCGTGCTTGTGAAGGCAAAGTTTAGCTTATTATTGGAAATCCTTCCCCCTCCCTTTTCGATCCTTATAACAAACGATATCTAGAAGCCGTTGTATGACTACCGCTGTTCTACGCGCTTAGGCGCACACATGTAAAGGGATTgtacgaaaaataaaatatccacggtaaccctaatttttttttgattttattaatcCGAAATTTCATTTAGTTGAATCATGACTAACGTTTAAGAGGTCAATATTTATTCTGATTTATATTTGAAATAGAATCAATAGAATAGAATGTtggctgatatgccaacattaggtgcccgATGGAATTAAATCCAGTCCCCTATTTCATCTAGGAATAACGGTTAATTATTATATGAAAAATGATACATTTTGAATGGACTAAATTATTACACTTCCCACACCCTACAATCAACCAATGCAATCATAAATCGAAGCGTTTGGTACTGTTTTTGCATTGCATTTGCACAGAGGGTACatatcgagccaaacatttcattagggcacaaaaccaaaaaccgcgattcgagaaaaacgctggcaaaaagtggacaacagttacttgttttaattcctatttaaaaagaaTGCTTGACTGGTGGTATTTTTACTaatgatacgataaaacacatcattatcctcaactctgctttaatgcttcttaatttatgttgattttcgcaataaaactcataattttattgggcccttttaactttccaactgttgctcataatgggccctttctatatgcaatttcgaagagaactgaaagggcactaaagcgctgtcacctgattgttgtttttaatgatgtttatgggcctttttgtttagttagaaataatgaggaattcagcggaaattttgataattggtgaagttttgtgatcgaatggtgtagataaggtatgtgaaacataaaaattcttcaaaagtgtactgaacagcatccgcgggaccgtattaaatattgtgtttcgacgaagttttttttctgcagaaatccttggtgaaacgtaaaccaaactttgttttgaagtgaattagtgttaagaatgtatgaaaagttcactttataacatagaaagttccttaaccacgaaaaactaacgaaaaagaaaagggcacaattgaactttttttctggtttggagtgaacattgttatgtgcccttttgtgtttttgattttttcaataggaaattgtttgctatcaatctgattcttggaggcgtgtagggagtgtactgaatggaatagtggaataatcccaaatgtttacgttttgcttttgtgccctaatgaaatgtttggctcgaatatATCTTCTCAGTTTAGATTTACCTTGTTGAGTGcacttttagggaaaataaattttgaattggaACCAATTTTAACCTAAGACTTTCTAGCATGCCTTAATCAGACTGCGTTTGTGTTTGATGGACTGCTCcgatggaatcgctggcggtgcaatccaaaggtcgtcagttcgaagcCTGGGTTGGAAGGTTCCTAGGAATAAAAAGTGGTTTGGGCTCTTCCCAGCCTTTGGACTCcatggttcgagcagaaacttgcaatagagaccacaaaagaccttggggtcgttaaagtagatggtttgatttttgccttcctcgcctcaatgaggaaaggctataaaatcactcgaaaaatgaacttcgttaTTTGACCACGTAGACCctccttcacgtatacatatcgactcagaatctacttctgagcaaatgtctgtgcgtgtgtatgtctgtaagtccgtgcacctaaaaaaatgcacacgattatctccggactggctgaaccgatttgaaccGTTCTGGtctctggttttttttttttagaaaagtgcttcaaaagttatgcaaaaaaaaaaaacaatttgaaaaaaaaagaccgaaagattgtaaaaaaggtggtttttgtaagaaaacccgtcatgacatacatttttagaaaggtatttaaaagaccttttcaacgagcccaaaacattgaagatctgacaaccctatccaatgttataagcacttaagtattatttatacactttattGAGGACGTCATTCACTTTAAGAACGTGAataaggcaccaaccacctaaatctgcccatgttcgcataaatgtcccatatgcaaaaacagcaagctgagaaaaacgcatttgaagtttgtcccacatataagactacgtgttaagttttcgcgaaaaaaacggATTCCTCCTAATTTCTAGAACAATGTaatggatgttataggctcttttgaaagagcacacgattttgaatcaaactacatcaataactcaaaaacgatgaaaatgcatatgggacatttatgcgatcaggggcagtaaaaggtgaattaagtaacgttttttatttgtttttgatgagATTATACTAACCCATAACATTTAAGctgtttatttgaattttttttgaacatttgatgaaaagaaaaataataaactttttttatcgctttgtgcatttttttaataaatgaattTGAAGTAAACACTGAACTctgtatgattttttcaaggctttctcaaaaataattgttaatCGCTGTGAAAGTTGTTAGTATAATAAGATattgtttatatatttttgatatatGAAAATCAATTGCATCTTGTAACACTGATATCAACGTGGCTGTATGAAACATTCAAGATTACAGAGATTGACCATGTTATAAGTATTATAATAGTAATATTTGGGTGCACAATACAACTTTTCAGCTTTTCATATAGGTATTGTTATCATTGATTAAAAAGAATGGGCTTCAACCACACTTACCCTTCATGCTTGCCTCTCCCTGGTCGTGTTTACGCAAAAACTCTCGCCTTGACTGGACCGCCGAAAGCATCGATCACATCGCCATCTCCTCTGTCGCCCGCCGCCTCCCCTTCGAGAGACCCCAGCACCATTAGCTAGGGAAGGATTGCCACAATTATGATGGCAGCAGCCAAAATGCCAATAATAGTCCAGTAGCCCCAGGTCGAA
Coding sequences:
- the LOC120430366 gene encoding cytochrome b-c1 complex subunit 2, mitochondrial; this encodes MASAVSKTPMLRAAAARGFAAQAKAASAGCGSGEPQCSNLPNKLAVASAEPNAAVARVSIVYRAGSRNESGDNLGASHVLRAASGLSTKTATSFGIVRNLQQVGGSLTTTADRETVTYTVAVTKDHLETGLKYLEAAATGQVFKPWELADLTALIKTDLSRVPLEVRAVESLHKAAYHSGLGNSVFCPKYQVGKHSSETMQHYFEANCSASRAAVAAVGVDHQLLVGFAQSLNLGSGKGSDNKSSFNSSEVRHERGGNRAAVAVATQAAGWDNLKDCMAYIVLQHAAGTGPVTKRGGNNGALTKQLSGVNSSTLCSTYSDNGLFGFVVAGDAKAVGKAVEAGVKGLKSLNVSDEDVARGKAATLGWVVDYVENHSTLAFDLGEQAALLGQVYKKADMVAAINGVSTSDVQSVARKLASAKLAVGAVGNLNSVPYLCNLN